The genomic DNA GGCCAATTGGATTCGTGTAAAGAGATTAGAATATGCTTCTCATTTGTTAATCAGTTCAGACAAAACGGTTAATGACATTTGCTGGGAATCAGGTTTTTCTAATGTATCTCACTTTTGTCAGCTTTTTCAGAAGCAATATGGAACTTCTCCTTTAAAATATCGAAATGTAATTCGTGATTAGAACAATGGTAACTGTTTAATTCTATTTTCAATTCTTGAAGGAATATACCTACATCTCGTTATTTTCAATCCGTTTTTATTATCTTAATAGGATAAATGATATGTGAAACATTGGGGGAATAACGAATGAACGTATGAGATCTGAAAAATTCCAAAATGAAGTTGATTTAAAATACCAACTGTATAATAGTATTTTTTTAACCTTGCCATTGGATGGAATTCATGGAACAGGAATATTAATTCCTATACTTAAAAATGAATGTTCGAAAGGATTAAAGGAGGGGAAATCGCCAATTGAGATTCTGAATCTTTTTTTTGAGAAACAAACCTCTTTTCGAACCGAAAAGGAGCAATTGGATTTTATGTTTCGGGTAATTCATTACATTGAAAGGCAAGTCGTGTTATTAGATGCAGTTGAGGATGCTGAATTTGATAAATTGAATGATATAGATGGTGCTGGAAGTTTAAAAGCATTGAAATCGAAAATAAAGCGTAAAGACAAATGGGATGAGGTAAAAAGTGATTTGGAAAAATTTGCTGTCCGTATTGTTTTAACTGCCCATCCAACTCAGTTTTATCCGAGTACGGTTTTGGCAATTATTAATGATTTAATTAAGGCAATCCAGAAGAATGATCTGATCCAAATTAAGCTTCTTTTAACACAACTTGGAAAAACTCCATTTTTTAAGAAGGAGAGACCTACACCATACGATGAGGCTAAAAGTTTAAGTTGGTATTTGGAAAATATATTTTACCGATCTGCATCTGAATTGTACTCCGAATTGCTTAGTAGTAAAGAGTTAAAGGATACAAAAGTTGGTCCTATGATTTCATTTGGATTTTGGCCAGGTGGCGATCGAGATGGAAATCCATTTGTAACATCAGAAACCACATTAAAGGTTGCGGAAAGATTACGAACCATATTGTTTACAAACTATTACAAAGATTTAAGGCTGCTACGAAGACGCTTAAGTTTTAAAGGAGTTTATGAATTAATTGTAGACTTGGAAGAAAGGGTTTTAGATAAAGTAAACAATGATTCTGAACAAGGTATTTCAATTGAGGAAATCAATGATGGTCTTTCGAAAATTGAGCACATTTTAGTCAACGAACATGATGGATTTTTCTTGGATTTGTTGAGGAAATTTCAGAATAAGGTAAAGCTATTTGGATCGCATTTTGCAAGTATTGACATTCGTCAGGACAGTAGAATCATTAAAAAAGCCTTCGACGTTTTGTGCGAATCTCCAGTTTTAGCTGGTAAAAATTTTGAAAAGGCTTCCATTGATGATTTGCTTGCTGTAAAGGAATCGATAAGTTCTTTTGTAACTACTGATGAAGTAAGCAGAGATACAATTCGCGTGTTTTCAGCCATGAAAGAGATTCAAGAACAAAATGGGGAACCAGCTTGTAACCGTTTTATCATTAGTAATTGTCAAACTGCCGTTGATGTGGCAAGAGTTTTCGCCATGTCTAAACTTTGTGCTTGGAATGAAGATTTACCCATTGATATTGTACCGCTTTTTGAAACCATTGAAGATCTAGCTAAGGCTGATGAAACAATGAAAGAGTTGTTTGAAAATGAAATTTATTACGGACACCTAAACAAACGTGGCAAAAAGCAAACAATCATGCTTGGCTTTTCTGATGGAACTAAGGATGGAGGTTACTTTTCGGCAAACTGGAGTATATACAAAGCCAAAGAAAACATTACACGTTTAGCCAGAGAGAAAGGCATTGTAGTTGTCTTTTTCGATGGTAGAGGTGGACCACCAGCACGAGGAGGGGGAAATACGCACAAGTTTTATTCATCACTGGGAAATAATATTGAAAATCAGGAAATTCAGGTAACCATTCAAGGACAAACCATTAGTTCAAAATTTGGCACCAAGGCATCTGCAAAATATTATCAGGAATTGTTGATTACTGCTGGTTTAGGGAATCGCTTGTTCGAAGATCAAAGCAAACAATTTAATCCTGAGGATAAGGAAATAATGGAATTGCTCTCGCAATACAGTATGGAAGAATATCATCGTTTTAAATCATCAGATAAATTTGTTCCCTATCTTGAGAAAATGAGTGCGCTTAAATATTACGGGAAAGCTAAAATAGGTAGCCGACCAAGTAAAAGAAAAGCTTCAGCTCAATTAAATTTTGAAGATTTGCGAGCAATACCTTTTGTAGGAGCTTGGAGTCAAATGAAGCAGAATGTGCCAGGATTTTTTGGGGTTGGTACTTCTATTAAGAGATTAAAAGATGAGGGGCGAATGGAAGGATGTAAAAAGCTGTATCAGAATTCATTATTCTTTCGAACATTAGTGGAGAATAGTATGCAGTCAATAAGTAAATCTTTTTTCTCTCTAACACAATACATGCAAAAAGATGAGGAGTTTGGAGACTTTTGGAATTGGATTCATGATGAATATCTTCTGAGTGTTGATATGTTACTAGAGGTGTCAGGGCAAAAAGAATTAATGGAATTATCTCTAGAATTAAAGGATTCGATACAACTCAGAGAAGAAATTGTTTTGCCTTTGATATGCATTCAGCAATTTGCACTAATGAAAATTAGAGAGATGGAACTAAATGGTAATATCGATCAAAATAAATATATTATATTGCAGAACTTGGTAATTCGATCACTTTATGGTAATATTAATGCCAGTAGAAACTCAGCATAAATAAAGTTTAAGAAAAATTATTCTTTGAATTACAATTTTCTTTTTCGATTATCGTTTTCTTTGTAATTGAGACACACTAATAGATCAAATAGAAGCCCAATGAAGATGTACAAATCATTTTTTACAATTGCCCTTATTACCTTGTTTTCCTTAAACATTTTTGCGCAAACTACCGAAACTGTTAAGGAAGAAGCTAAAACAGAAGTAAAAACACAAGATGCCACAAAGCAAGCTACAAGCACACCTACGGTAAAGAAAAAAGTAGTAAAGACGCCAAGAAAGGCTTATTTAGATGATGGGACGATTAAAGAGCAGTTCGATTACATGATGAAAGTATCGAATCGGTATGAAGATAAAAAGATTATCAAAATTAATTCCTTGAATCGATTTGAATCGAATGTGAAGGATTCTTTAGATTTTGTGAAGAAGAATTTAGCTGATTCAAAATCATTAACTACTGCTCAACAAAAGGAGATCACATCTCTAAAAAATGAATTAGAATCTGTAAAAAAGAATTTAGATGAAACTGTAAATTCTAAGGATAGCATGGCATTATTAGGTATGGAATTGCCAAAATCTACTTACAATACGATTATGTGGGTTCTTATTTTAGGTTCATTGATTATCGCAGGGATTTGTTTCTTCCTGTTTAAAAGAAGTAATGTAGTTACAGTAGAAACGAAGGAGACTTTGGTAGATGTAAGGGAAGAATTTGAAACACATCGTAAGAATGCTCTTGTTCGTGAACAAAAATTGGCAAGAAAATTACAGGATGAAGTCATTAAAAATAAGAATTTAGGACTTTAAAATAATGATATTTAAAAGAAAACCCCAGATTGATCAGTCAATCTGGGGTTTTTCAATTAAGCTTAACGTTCTAATTTGGTTTACGGTTTGAAAATTTGATTTTTGGCTAAAAATCTTCTTGATAATATCACAATAACCACAAAAGACAAGACCAGAAGAGACACTCCAAATTTGCAATAAAATCCACAATAGAATTTGTCTTGCGCACCCAATTCTGATGCCGACCAACCAAATGCAATTAACAAAACATAGTCGATAAATAATATCAACGTTAACATTAGTAATATGAATAATGTTTTTTTCATGCTCTTATATTGTACTGTAAAGTTACGCCATAATAAGAGCTTATAATAATTGCTTAATGTGAATGATTTATCTTACCTTTGTGAGATACATCACTAAGTTATGTTATTAACAAAGGCCAATACAATATTTTCCAATTGTGAATCATGCACAGATAAATCTTGTGCAGTTCAAACGCTGTCCGATTCGGAACTAGAATTGCTGAGTAACAGTTATCATGAAGCAAGTTTTGAGAAGGGTGAAATTATACTATCGGAAGGATCTATGGCTTCTCACATTGTTTACTTACGCAATGGTTTAGTTAAGGAATATGGAAAAGGAACTTCTTCTCTGGAATACATACTTCAGGTAGTTAAACCGCATTCCTATTTAGGTTTGCATTCTATTTTTAGCGACAGGATTAACCATTATTCATACATGGCGTTAACCAAGGTTACCGTTTGTTATATCGAGTTACCTGTTTTTTCTAAGTTTATTAAAGAAAATGGAAATTTTAGTTTCGAAATTCTATCTTCGGTTTGTAATGATAGCCTTCGAAATTATCATCGTTTTATTGATCAACATCAAAAAAAGATATTTGGAAAGGTTGCAGATGCATTGCTATATTTTTCAAGTGTTATTTTTCAGTCTTCTAGTTTTGCTTTGCCCCTTAGTCGTAAAGAGATTGCACATATGATTGGTACAAGTAGAGAAAGTGTATCGAAGCAAATTTGTGGCTTTGAGACGGATAATATTCTGAAAGTTTATGGAAGAAATATTACCATTTTGGATATGGAGAGATTGCAGCAGATCAGCAAAAACGGTTGATTCTTCCTATTTATGAATACCTATATATTGGTATTTTTCTTTTCAATCTATTTTAGCATTTTTATGCTCGAACATAACATTTATGAGTTTTTTCTGATCGATAAAAAAGACTTCTTGCGAAATGTGTATTCTACACAAAATATTATTGAATTTTAGATGAATTGGTTGAAGAAACATTGGGGCTGGATTTTGGTTTGCATTCTTGCAAGTTTACCATTAGTGAACTTACTAGAAATGCTAAGCTTCAATTTTGAGGATAACACTTATGCTTTCTTACTGTTTGATGATTATGAATATCCTCCACATATAGCAGATCAGATGGATTTTGATTCCATGCCAGGAATTAAGTATGCTAGTCAGGTTACGGGAGAGTGGGCCATACGTTTTTTACTTGCTATTTTAATGTGCACACCTTTAAGAATTCTTTTTGGTTGGACTTGTAGTTTGTACACGCGCCAAGCAATTGGGATTACTACAGGAGTATATGCTCTGCTTCATTTTCTATTATTTGTTACTTACGAAGGGGTTTTGGCAACCTTTAGCGAGCCCGAATTAATAATTGGTTTTCTAGCGTGTATCATTGTCTTTTTCTTGATGATTACCTCGAATAAACGTTCGATGAAATGGCTTAAGAAAACATGGAAAAAAGTGCATCGATTATCCTATTTTGCCGGAATATTAGCACTTATACATGTCATATTAATGAAGGAAGATTGGGTTTTGTATGCAAGTATTTTAGGCGTAGGTTTTTTATTGCGTTACAAGCCGATTCGTAGCAAAATAGAACAGGTAAGAGTGAAGAAAGCCAAAACGAAGAACTAAGGTCATGGTTTAGGTAAGTTCCTTTGGTTTTCGAACTAAGATTCGTCTTCTGTCATAAGTGATAATTCCTTCACGCTCCAATTCATTAAAAGTAGAAGTAACCGTTTGCCTTGTTGTCGCAGCAAGATTTGCAATGTCTTGATGAGTAAGGTTTAATCGAATTTCTCTTTCATCACCAATCTTTATTCCATGTTCTTCTATGAGGTCGGATAAAAGGCTTTTAACACGTTCTGCAGCCGATTTAAACCACATCCGTTCCAAACGGCTACGTATCTTTTTAAGTCTGAACCCAATCAATTTGGTTATTTTTAGACTCAAGCGTGGATGACTGGCTAAAAAATTTTCAAATTCTTCTACATTAATATAGCAGATAATAGCATCTTCTGTTGTGGCTGCAATTTGTTCTCGATTTGTTTGACCTGCTATAGCTAATTCCCCGAAAATTTCTCCAGGTCCAAGAATCGCAAATATTAATTCTTTACCATCATCAGAAAAAGAAGAGATTTTTACTTTGCCTTCCTTTAGAAAATAAATGGAATTGGACACGTCGCTTGGTAAATATATGGTTTGATTTTTTTTTGCCTCAAGCATTTTGGCTCGATCACTTAGTTCCATTTTTTCTTTCATGCTTAGTGAATCCAGAAAATTAAAATTTTCAAAGTACCAAAGGATATTGTCCTTCATAAGTTGCTTTTTTTTAGTGCATTATTTTCTAACTAACAATTTACGAAATTTTATTTAGAATGATTAAAAATTAGCATTTCCTTAACAAATTAATTATTAGTGCTAAGGATTCCTTCTCGTTGAAATACGCCATTTTAATAGAAAAATGACTATTTTAACATCTTCTAAAAATCATTAAAGCAACACAAATCAATAATGAAGTTAACGCTTAAACATCTCTTTCTTCTTTTAATAACAACTTACTCTTTAGTAGGTTGTTCATCTACAGAAGATCGGAATGAGGTAACATTATTTGCAGCATCAAGTCTTACTGATGTGATAACTGAAATAGCCCATGAATATACGCTTGAAAAGGGAGTGAAAGTGAGACTTAATTTTGCATCATCAGGGATTTTAGCCAGACAAATTGAGAATGGAGCAGGTTTTGATTACTATGTTTCTGCTAGCAAGGAATGGATTGATTATTTGGACTCTTTGCAATTTATTGCAAGTAATTCGAAGAAAGGAATTGCAAAGAACAGTTTGGTTGCAATTGTACCTATCGATAGCAATATTGGAAAGCAAGATTCTGTATCGATAAATCAATTTCCTCAATTGTTTAAAGGAAGGTTATCAATTGGAGATCCCTTGCATGTGCCAGCTGGCAAATATGCACATCAAATAATAAAAAAATACTTGTGGCAAGAGAATTTGGATAGGAGGATATTGCCAGCAAAAAATGTTCGCGATGCTCTTTTTATGGTTGAGATGGGAGAGGCTGAAATGGGAATGGTATACCTTTCGGATGCAAAGAAATCAAATAAAGTTAAAGTGATATTTGAGTTTAAGAAGGAAGATAGCGATCCCATAGAATATTACGCTGCCACTAAAATAATAAAGGATAAGAAAACAGATGATTTTATAGCCTTTTTAAATGGTGATAAAGGAAGAATGATATGGAAAAAGAATGGTTTTAATGTAAACTGATATGCAGACTTTTTTAGGTTTTTCGGAAGTGGAAATGAGCGCAATTACCTTGTCTTTTAAGGTTGCTTTATGGTGTGCCGTATTGGTTTTGCCAATTGCAATTTTAGTTGGTTGGTGGCTTGCAAGAAAATCGTTTAGAGGAAAGTCCTTAATTGAAGGAATTATTAATTTACCATTGGTGTTACCGCCAGTCGCTACGGGCTTTATTTTGCTTTTGCTATTGGGTACCAGAGGTGTAATAGGACAATATTTAAATGAATGGTTCGGAATTAGAATTGCCTTTACTTATTATGCCGCTGTAATTGCATCTATGATTGTATCTTTTCCCTTGGCTGTTCGTGCCATTCGTCTTTCAATAGAAATGGTCGATCCTGGATTTGAAGAAGCTGCAAAAACATTAGGAGCAAATACATTTCAGGCTTTTGTAAGAGTAACCTTACCTTTGGCTTTGCCCGGTATTATTAGTGGTTTCGTTCTTTCGTTTGCAAGATCGTTAGGTGAGTTTGGTGCAACAATTATTTTTGCAGGAAATATATCGGGCGAAACACAAACAATTCCATTGGCTCTTTTTAATCAGATTCAAGTACCAGGGATGGAAAGTTCGGCTTTTCGCTTGCTCTTAGTGGCAATAGTATTTTCTTTTTTAGCCATGTCTGTATCTGAGTTTTTGGTGAAAAAATTACATCGAAGGAACTAGAAGAGATTAAATTAAACAATCAATTATGCATGCTTTATCAGCGCACTTGAAATCTAAGAAAGGGAATTTTTCTCTTGATATAGAAGTGGATTTTATAAAAGGAATTACAGGGATTTTTGGTCCTTCGGGAGCTGGGAAAACAACTCTTTTGCATTTGCTTGTCGGATTGGAACGTCCAGATGAAGGTTTTGTTGAGATCGATGAGGCGAGGATGGTTGATACTTCAAAAAAAATATGGGAGCCAGCTCGTAATCGTAAGATCGGTTACGTGTTTCAGGAGGGAAGATTGTTTCCACACATGACCGTTCGCAAAAATTTACTATTTGCAACTCCTTATGTCCTGAAAGGCAAACAAGTGATTGAATTTGAGGAGCTGGTTGG from Labilibaculum sp. DW002 includes the following:
- the modB gene encoding molybdate ABC transporter permease subunit, whose protein sequence is MQTFLGFSEVEMSAITLSFKVALWCAVLVLPIAILVGWWLARKSFRGKSLIEGIINLPLVLPPVATGFILLLLLGTRGVIGQYLNEWFGIRIAFTYYAAVIASMIVSFPLAVRAIRLSIEMVDPGFEEAAKTLGANTFQAFVRVTLPLALPGIISGFVLSFARSLGEFGATIIFAGNISGETQTIPLALFNQIQVPGMESSAFRLLLVAIVFSFLAMSVSEFLVKKLHRRN
- the modA gene encoding molybdate ABC transporter substrate-binding protein, coding for MKLTLKHLFLLLITTYSLVGCSSTEDRNEVTLFAASSLTDVITEIAHEYTLEKGVKVRLNFASSGILARQIENGAGFDYYVSASKEWIDYLDSLQFIASNSKKGIAKNSLVAIVPIDSNIGKQDSVSINQFPQLFKGRLSIGDPLHVPAGKYAHQIIKKYLWQENLDRRILPAKNVRDALFMVEMGEAEMGMVYLSDAKKSNKVKVIFEFKKEDSDPIEYYAATKIIKDKKTDDFIAFLNGDKGRMIWKKNGFNVN
- a CDS encoding phosphoenolpyruvate carboxylase translates to MRSEKFQNEVDLKYQLYNSIFLTLPLDGIHGTGILIPILKNECSKGLKEGKSPIEILNLFFEKQTSFRTEKEQLDFMFRVIHYIERQVVLLDAVEDAEFDKLNDIDGAGSLKALKSKIKRKDKWDEVKSDLEKFAVRIVLTAHPTQFYPSTVLAIINDLIKAIQKNDLIQIKLLLTQLGKTPFFKKERPTPYDEAKSLSWYLENIFYRSASELYSELLSSKELKDTKVGPMISFGFWPGGDRDGNPFVTSETTLKVAERLRTILFTNYYKDLRLLRRRLSFKGVYELIVDLEERVLDKVNNDSEQGISIEEINDGLSKIEHILVNEHDGFFLDLLRKFQNKVKLFGSHFASIDIRQDSRIIKKAFDVLCESPVLAGKNFEKASIDDLLAVKESISSFVTTDEVSRDTIRVFSAMKEIQEQNGEPACNRFIISNCQTAVDVARVFAMSKLCAWNEDLPIDIVPLFETIEDLAKADETMKELFENEIYYGHLNKRGKKQTIMLGFSDGTKDGGYFSANWSIYKAKENITRLAREKGIVVVFFDGRGGPPARGGGNTHKFYSSLGNNIENQEIQVTIQGQTISSKFGTKASAKYYQELLITAGLGNRLFEDQSKQFNPEDKEIMELLSQYSMEEYHRFKSSDKFVPYLEKMSALKYYGKAKIGSRPSKRKASAQLNFEDLRAIPFVGAWSQMKQNVPGFFGVGTSIKRLKDEGRMEGCKKLYQNSLFFRTLVENSMQSISKSFFSLTQYMQKDEEFGDFWNWIHDEYLLSVDMLLEVSGQKELMELSLELKDSIQLREEIVLPLICIQQFALMKIREMELNGNIDQNKYIILQNLVIRSLYGNINASRNSA
- a CDS encoding sulfite oxidase heme-binding subunit YedZ, with the translated sequence MNWLKKHWGWILVCILASLPLVNLLEMLSFNFEDNTYAFLLFDDYEYPPHIADQMDFDSMPGIKYASQVTGEWAIRFLLAILMCTPLRILFGWTCSLYTRQAIGITTGVYALLHFLLFVTYEGVLATFSEPELIIGFLACIIVFFLMITSNKRSMKWLKKTWKKVHRLSYFAGILALIHVILMKEDWVLYASILGVGFLLRYKPIRSKIEQVRVKKAKTKN
- a CDS encoding Crp/Fnr family transcriptional regulator, giving the protein MKDNILWYFENFNFLDSLSMKEKMELSDRAKMLEAKKNQTIYLPSDVSNSIYFLKEGKVKISSFSDDGKELIFAILGPGEIFGELAIAGQTNREQIAATTEDAIICYINVEEFENFLASHPRLSLKITKLIGFRLKKIRSRLERMWFKSAAERVKSLLSDLIEEHGIKIGDEREIRLNLTHQDIANLAATTRQTVTSTFNELEREGIITYDRRRILVRKPKELT
- a CDS encoding Crp/Fnr family transcriptional regulator, whose translation is MLLTKANTIFSNCESCTDKSCAVQTLSDSELELLSNSYHEASFEKGEIILSEGSMASHIVYLRNGLVKEYGKGTSSLEYILQVVKPHSYLGLHSIFSDRINHYSYMALTKVTVCYIELPVFSKFIKENGNFSFEILSSVCNDSLRNYHRFIDQHQKKIFGKVADALLYFSSVIFQSSSFALPLSRKEIAHMIGTSRESVSKQICGFETDNILKVYGRNITILDMERLQQISKNG